The sequence GGCAAGCGTCCACCGCTTTATAATAAAAAATATATAGCAACGGCAAAAAGAAACGTCATGGAAGAAAATTTTGATGATGACGAGGGAGATTTGCTTAGTGAGTATGATACTGAAACAATCAATCCAACTTTAAGAAATCGTCAGATGTATCTTAAGATGGTAAAACAAGATGCGGAACTTAGTGAAAGGTACAAGCAGAATCAAGAAAAAGAATATCCTTCATTGAATTTGGCAAATGATAAGGTGAATAGACAAAATAATGATAAGAATAATAAGGCAAATATTGAATTGTATAAAGAGCTAGAGCAGATTAAATATATGCTGCGTGAGACTAAGAAAGATTTAGAGAAATATAAATGTCCTGCACGACAAAACACTAACCAACAAAATGTTGATAGAATGTTACCAAATAAACCTAAAACAGATAGTAGTAAAAAAATTAAGGGGGTAGAAACTAACAAAAATAACAAAACTAAGAATGTACTAGGTAAGTCAGAGATGCAAAGAAAATTTCTCAGTGAAGATCATGATGATATAAAGGCAACAGGTACTAATAAGTAATTTATAGCTAACCCGTTAAAGTTCTAGATAGCTTCTCCGTCATTGTGAGGAGCTACTTTAGTGAAGACGAAGCAATCCAAAACATATGCTAAAACAATATATTCATGTATACTCAAATGATTTGAAGAATAAAAAATATGTAGAACTAAGCTATTTTTATATTATTTTTAGTCGGAGAGGCAATGAAACTAATTATATTAATTTGTTCTATAAAAGTGGATGTAGCATTACTTAGAATAGAAAGCATTTGCTTCGATATTAGGTTGTGAGGGTTTGGAAGTAATGCCCCAGATTCTCCAATATTCTTTAATTCTCTAATGAAATCTAAAGGACTTTTATAGCTTAGCTGAATATTTTCATAATCAATGATAACTTCTGTGAACCCTGCTTGTTGCAACAAAGGGGTTACGTGATCAAAATGTATAAAAGGGGAAACATGTTGGAAGTGAGGACGGTTTGTTGCTATTTCAGCTTCAATAAATTTCATTCGTAGTTCCTTTAGACTGTTACCACCGATAAAATTACCAATAAATAGACCATTTGGTTTTAAAATACGTTTTATTTGTAATAGGAAATTTTGTACATCATTGATCCAATGTAGTCCTAGGGAGAAAGTTATTAAGTCAAAACTAGCTGTTTCAAGAGATAAGTTTTCTTCATCCATTAGCAATTTTGGATTATGCTCAAAAGATTGTAACATACTATTAGATGCACTAGCCACTACAATTATAGCATAGTTATAGTTCTGCACTAATAGTTTTGTTAGTTGACCAGTACGACATCCTAAATCTAAAATATTGGGGAATTTTTTATCAATAATGTTCAGTCGTTCAATAATATCTTCTGCTGCACGTTGAAAAAACGAACAGTCAGCAATATTATGTATCACTTTGTCACGGTTAGATTTTAACTTATCACGATCAAATATAATTGTTACCTAAAATTTTAACCTAGCTAGCTTTTGGTAATGCTACCATAATACCACTCTTATATTTCCTGATATTGCTTGCAAATGAACTGCTACGTTTGCTTACTGGGTTCGTTAATAATTTGTTGTTTGTTGGCAGAGTAGAGGCATCGTTATAGTAATCCCCACTATACATATTAACAGAATTTTTATACAAGTCCATATTGTTAGCAATCTTGAGAACATCTTGTTTATATCTAGAACCAAGCTCGTGGGTAGCCGAATGGTAGTAAGCGATAGCTTTATGCCAACTGCCTAACTGGTTATATTTCTCTTTTAGAAATTTAGCTCCATATGCAACGTTTTGCTCAGGATCAAAAGCTTGATTTAAGGAGTTAAAAGCGTTAAAATGATGCTTTAGGTTAATTTGCATGCACCCTACATCAATATTTTCTTTGCCGTAAATAATTTGTTTTTTTACAAAAAATATTGCCTCTTTCTTAGTATTAAAATAATATCCCTTCCCTTCAACATTGACAGTCCAAGGCCAGACCACCCTGATATTATATCCAGTATGTTTCTTACCAGATTCTTTTAAAGCTATTGAGTGTAGGGTATCAGGAGGAATCTGGTGTGTTTTTTCAAAGTAAGGAAACATCCTTGAGCATTTATGTGATTCAGCAATTTCTGCATCCATATTAGCATATGAATATAACGGAAAAAGACAAAATAAATATAGGACTAATATGAACCTAATAGACATAGTATAAACGTAATTTTGACTTAAACAGGAAGTTTTTTGTCTTTGTATTATATTAAAATTTTCTCTATAAGACAAGTTATGGTTCTAAACTATTAAAACTTTTATCATAATGAAAAAATTTTACTAGACTTAGAAAGCTAATAATTATATAAACTTTAATAATCGTTATATAGCTAAATGTATACGTCTTTTAGTTAAACGTCATTGTAAGCGTAATCGGGATTTTCTAGGAGACTGTTATAGATGACTAACTCACCTTACGCATGGCATTTAAAACTCATAGGGAAAGTAGCTTGGCATCATTGTGAGAAGCCGCTTTGGTGGCTGAAGCAATCTAATGAATTTGGATTGCCACTACACTTACGTGGTCTCGCTAATAGCGCCTTGTACTTATTCTGCAATTTTTAAATTGCCGTGTAGAGTATGCGTAAGGTGAGTGACTAATTATTATTTTGAGCTATTTTTCGGCTAGAATAAATAGGATTTTTGAAGGAATAATATACATATTTAAAGAAAATCCTGTTTATTAGCAGCCAAAAAGAGCCAAATATAGAATTACTTTAGTTATTTCCGACGGTCTCCTAGATACAGCTTTGAAGTATGGATGACACAAAACAGGATTGCTTTGTTGTAGTAAATACTTTCCTTGCAATGATGGAAAAGCTATCTAGAACCTTTTTGAGTTAGCTATAAAAGGGCCTGTAGTTCAGTTGGTTAGAACCCACCGCTCATAACGGTGTTGTCGCAGGTTCAAGTCCTGCCGGGCCCACCAAAAATTAACAGGTGAACATTTTATTTTAAAATGATTAATTTCAGAATACTTTCAATTTACCTGTTTAGGCTATATTGTGGTTATTTTATCACTATATTGCTTCTGGTTATTGGGGTTTTAATTCTTTCAAATATCTTTGATTTTTTACATAAATTTAAAGATGTCTATGTCCCAACTCATTCTTTTTGGAAACTGGTGTTATATAAAATACCTTACTTGGTTAATGAAGTAGCTTCTTTGCTCAGCTTTATTGCGATGTTATTTTTTCTAAGAAGACTAACTAAACATAACGAATTAATAACTATTTTATGCAATGGTATCCATATTTGGCGGGTTATTGCTGTTCCATTTTTTGCAGCGATCATTCTTGGTATAATATTAATAACTATATGTAACCCTATTGGTACATTTGGTTTACACAAATACGAATCTTTACAAGCAAAATTGTTTAAAAAGCCAGCTAGTAACCTTAGCATATCAAAATCTGGGCTACTATTTCTTGAAAATTACCAAGGTAATAAAAGAATTATTCAGGCTGGATATATTGATGTAGTGAATAATAAGTTGAATAAGATTATTATATTATTTTTGGATAATGAAAATAATTTTATAAAAAGAATTGATGCACAATATGGCATTTTAATAGATAATAATTTTATACTAACTTCTGTAAAATTTTCAGATTCTAATAGCTTCAAAAAATATGAGAATCTTACTGTTCCAACAAACTTGTCAATAAGTAACTTACTAAATAGTTTTATAAGCCCTGAGATGATTGCTATTTGGGATTTACCAGAAACAATTAGCCAATTAGTACGATTTGGCTTACCAATAACTAACTATCAGATTTATTTCTATAAGCAATTATTTAAACCTATAATTATGGCAACTACCGTAATTTTGGCAGCCTGCTTTTTTAGTCTCAGGCAACGTGATAGTTCTCAAGAAAAAATATTAATAATTGGTTTATTTCTAGGAGTTATTATTTATTCTCTATTAGAAATTTTATTTAAAATATTTGCATATAATGCAACTCCCCCCTTTTTAGCTATTTTATTACCAAATATATGTATATTATTTTTTAGTAATTTTGTTATTATGCATTCTCAGGAAGTGTGATATATTCAAATGATTTAAATAACTCACCTTACGCATGGAGTTTGAAAGTCATAGGTAAAACAGCACAACGCTATTAGCGATAAGCTACCTTGGTGTGGTGACAAAGCAATTGTAAGTTATCATCATTCTTAGTAATTGCGGGAATCTATATTTCGTACCGAGACATGGATGATACAAAACAGGATTACTTTGTCGACCTACGGCCTTCCTTGCAATGATGGTTTGGGTTTTTAGTATATTTTGTTTGCGATTTTTAAATCGTCCTGTAAATGGGAAATAATGTTGGTCTGGTTAGCTATGAGATGGTTAGAACTTAAGATTTTGGAGAAATAAAAATGCTAACAAAATTTTTTAGTAAATTTGCAAGTGATATGGCGATAGATCTTGGTACGGCTAATACTTTAGTGTATGTCAAAGGCAAAGGAATCGTACTTAACGAACCTTCTGTAGTTGCGTTGATTAAAGTGGATGGAGCATTTAAACCATATGCATTTGGTCATGAAGCAAAAAATATGTTAGGGCGTACCCCAACAGACATTGAAGCTAAGAGACCACTAAAAGATGGGGTTATAGCTGACTTTAAAGGGGCTGAAGAAATGATAAAACATTTTATCAGAACAGTACATAATCGTCGCTCATTTACTGGTCCAATGATTATAATTTGTGTTCCCTCAGGTTCTACACCAGTTGAGCGTAGGGCTATCCAAGAAGCAGCAGAGAGTGCAGGGGGTAGAGATGTGTATCTTATAGAAGAACCTATGGCAGCAGCAATCGGTGCTGGCTTACCAGTCACAGAGGCAACTGGTTCAATGATTGTTGATGTAGGTGGCGGAACAACAGAAGTAGCTGTCTTATCATTAGGCGGTATTGTATATGCTAGATCAGTACGAGTTGGTGGTGATAAAATGGATGAGTCTATTATTTCTTATATTAGAAGACATTATAATTTGTTAATCGGTGAAGCTACAGCAGAGAAAATCAAAAAACAGATTGGGGCTGCTTATGTAGATGATAGTCTAGAGCCAAGAGTAATGGAAATTAAAGGGCGGGATTTAATTCATGGCATCCCTAAAGAAATGCTACTAAACGAGAAACAAATTGCTGATAGTCTAATTGAACCAGTTAGCCAAATTGTCGAAGCAGTAAAGGTAGCGTTGGAATGCACTCCCCCTGAACTTTCATCGGATATTGTAGATAAGGGAATTGTTATGACTGGTGGTGGTGCATTACTTCGAAACCTAGACCATGTCCTCAAAGAAGCAACTAAATTACCGGTAATTATTGCTGAGCAAGCCCTATCATGCGTAGCTCTGGGTACTGGGAAAGTACTGGAAGATTTTCAAAAATTAAAACATGTGTTATTTAAACAAGATTAACAAATGGCATTACTGGCAAATAGAATAAAGAGCTCTAGTAGAATATTAGGGCTATCTAAATTTATACTTGTTACCGCGAAACGCGGTTTAGCTTTATTTTTTATCATAGCTTCACTTTACTTATTTATCGTTACTCCAAAAAGATTTTCTTCTATGTCTCTTGAAGTCTTTGGACATGTTATGTTTAGTAGCTTGCTAATTCATGAAAATATATTTAAGCAAATTAACTTAATAACCCAAAATTTCATTTATTTACGGGACTTAGCAAGAGAAAATATCGAACTACAATTAGAGGTAGCAAGATTAAGAAGCTTGCAGAGTGATATATATTTAATCCAATCTGAAAACAAAGAACTAAAACAGCTGCTATCAGTTATAGAAGAAGAGCAATATAGCTATGTTAGTGCTAAATTACTAAGTGTTTCATTAAATCCTTTCAGTAAAACTGCTTTACTATCAGCTGGGGCAAAACATGGTGTGGCAATTGATCAAATAGTTACCAACAGTGAAGGATTAGTTGGACGAGTAATACAAGTAAGCAACAATTACTCTAAAATAATTTTAGTTAATGACATAAATTCTAGAATCCCGATCACTACAGCCTCTTCAAAAGAGAAAGGTATCATGAGTGGCTATGGTAGCGGTAGTAAAATATTATATTTATCCAAAACCCACTTAGTACAAGAAGGTGAAAAAGTTATAACCTCTGGTCATGGAAATATTTATCCTTATGGCATAACAGTTGGCTATGTAAACAAAGCAAATTCAGAAAACGTTCTTGTAAAACCTGTAGTTGACTTATCTAAAACCAAGTTCGTCACCATATTGCTCCCACAATGAATCTAATAACAGATTACTAATACTTTATGCACGGACAAAATCCCAAAAGAGCAGCAATATTTAATGATGGAATCACCCTAGAAATTAAGAGTATTTTTAGGACTATCCAGGGTGAAGGGCCTTTTGTCGGTATGCCTGCTGTCTTTATTAGGCTTGGTGGATGCAATCTGGCTTGTAATTTTTGTGACACCGACTTTGAAGATTTTAATATATTAACTATTAATAATATTATCGAAGAAGTCAAAAGACTTACAATTAATATCAAATTAGTGGTTATAACTGGTGGCGAACCTTTTCGCCAACCTATAGAGTTGTTATGTCATAAATTAATAGATTTGGATTATTTGGTGCAAATAGAAACTAATGGCACATTATATCGTGATCTTCCGGATAAAGTGCATATAGTTTGCTCCCCAAAAGCTGCAAAAAATGGGGGTACAAAAAATAGTTATTCCCTATTACGAGATGATTTACTATCTCGTATTAATGCCATAAAATTCCTAGTAGCTAAAAATATACCAGAATATTCTAGCATACCTGAAGTCGGGCAAAGTAAATATAATATACCAGTATTTATTCAGCCTATGGATCAAAACAACCCATTGCTAAATAAAGAAAATGCAAAACTGGCTATTGATTTGGCACTTAAGTACGGTTATCGCCTTTCTATACAAATCCATAAAATTTTGGATATCGAGTAAACATTTATTTATCTCCCTCCTCTAATTCCTTATGATATAATTTATAATATTCTGCTTTATTTTCTATAAGCTGCGAATGAGTCCCTTGTTCAAATATCATGCCAGATTTCATAACAACTATGTGATCAACATCTTTAATACTCGATAAACGATGGGTTATAATTAAGGTAGTCTTGCCTTTGCGAAGATTTACTAAAGAATTTAAAATTAATCGCTCAGAATTTTGATCTAACGAACTTGTTGCCTCATCCCAAACTAAAATTGCTGCCGGCTTCAAAAATGCTCTAGCTATCGCTAAACGTTGACGCTGCCCACCTGAAAGTGTTGTACCTTGATTGCCAATCATCGTATCATAGCCAAATGGAAGGTGCGAAATAAATTCATCAGCATCAGCATATTTTGCCGCGGTAATAATTTCACTGTGAGTAGCATTTGGATTACCATAAGCAATATTTTCTGCAACGCTAGTGTCAAATAATGTAGTATCTTGCGTTACTAAAGAGATTTGCCGTCTTAAAGAGTCAATTTTTATGTCTTTAATATCGTAATCATCAATTAAAATTTGTCCACTAGTTGGATTATAAAATCTTACTAATAAATTAGATAATGAAGTTTTGCCGCTACCAGAACGTCCTACAACCGCTGTAGTTTTCCCTTGCATTAATTGTAAATTAATCAGTTTTAAAGCTACCTTATTATTAAATTTTAGTTCTACATTGTTAAAGACTATTGATGGATTAACTAACTGAACAGTTTGAGCATTGATGCTGTCTTTAACGATAGGCTCAGTATCTAGAATATTAAATACTCTTCTTGCCGCAGCAATACCCTCTTGCAAATTGACATTTAAAGATACCAAACTTTTAAAAGGTCTATAAGCTGCAAGAAAAGCAGTAATAAAAGCAAAAAGTGCCCCTGGAGTAGTTTCCCCTTCTATGACTAACAATCCACCATACCAAATAAGCCCCCCAACGGTTATACCACTTAATATTTCCATAATTGGTGAGATCAGTGCATCCAATTTTGCAGTTTTTTTTAAAAAACACAAAATATTGCTAGCAATCAATAAAGCTCGATTGCTTTCAATCTTCTCTCCTAAGAAAGATTTAACAATTTTAATCGATTGAAAAGTTTCATCTAACCTTACAGTATAATTAGCCAATTCCTCTTGAGCTTGACCAGATATTTTACGAATTTTTCGTCCTAATTTTTGTATTGGATAAATTGCTACTGGAAATGCCATAAATACAATACAAGATAGTTTGGGCTCTAGCTTAAACATCACTACGATCAAACCTAGTACTGTTAAAAAATATTTGGCACAACCTACCAGTAAATTCGATACAGCTCCGCGCATCATCGAGATATCGTTAGTAAGACGCGATATTAAACGTCCCGATGATTGAGACTGAATAAATAGAATATCGGCAAATAATAGATGTTCATACATTTTAATTTGCAAATCAGTTAAAATCTTCTGACCGATAAATTTAATTAAATAACTTGAATAATATTCAGCAATACCTTTAATAGTAAATGTTAGTACTACCATTAACGGTAAGAATAATAACATTTGACGATTATGCGTTAAGAATATTTGGTCAATGGTCGGTTGGACTAATTTAACAATATAAGAAGTACACCCAGCCGAAATTACCATAAACAATACTGCTACCCCGATCTGTTTTAGATAGGGTCTTACATGTTCAACTATTAGCCTTCTTAAAGTATTATAGGCACTATAGTCATAATTTATTAGATTATGTTTTTTTTGCAAAATTCTCTCCTTCAGTTTGATAATTTGTTATATAGCCAGCTATGGTTAGTATTTATCCATAGCAAATTGGCGTCATTGCGAGACCACATAGTGGTCGTGGCAATCCATATTCATTGCTTCGTCGTGCTTACGCACCCCTCGCAATGACGGAGTAATACTATTCGTGTTAGCTATAATTTGTTATAACGTTTGTACTATACAGAAAAATTACTGTACTGAACAATATTAGTAATAATAGCATAAAAAATCCTAGCACTAAGTATATTGAATTAAAATATTGCCATAATAACATACAAAAAAATGGTGTTGTCGATGAAAGTATCATACCGCCAAGTGAATGAGATAAACTACACATTCTTGCCCTAATATTAGTTATAAACATAGATTGGACAATAATTTGTAATGGCACTACGTAAAATGGAGCAAGTCCGATAAGCATTACTGGAAAGTAAATTACCAAAATTTCTTTATATAGTAAAAATTGGACAATAATTATCACTAACAAACTTAACGATAATGAAATGATAATTTGTTTTTTAGGGTAAAATCTATCAGCTAAAAAACCAGACAATACTGACATAATAGCATAAATACTTATTAAAGCTATATTGATAATTTGAGCTTGATTGCTATTCATAATTAATGCACTTTTTACAGCAAATACTCCCCAAAAATAAATTAGAAAATGGTAAATACCTCCTATGCAACCACTCATTAATATTGCTAGAATAAATTTTTTAAATGAATCTTTTATAATCTTTGCTAAATAAAAAAAGTGATAATCTGAAGATTTATGATCCTTTTTAGATTTTAAGAACTCCTCGCTTTCATGAAAATAGTGTCTCAGAAATATGATAAATAAGCCAAAAATTCCACCAATAATAAAATTTGCCCGCCATAAATAAGCAATTGATTCAAACTCTGTAGAAAAATGATAAATTGTTGCAGCAAGCAATGCCCCAACCTGACTACAAAATGATACAATACCACTAGCACAATTTTTGCTAGCCTTGCCTACTTTTTCTACAACATAAATTTTTATAGCATCACTTTCTCCTGCTAAGCTCATTAAAAAGGTCATACGGCAAAATATTAAAATTATTGTAGCCACCATGCCAATTCTATCAAAATCAGGAGTTAAGCCTATAAGAATTGTTGAAATAGTAGCTAAAAATACCGAGATTCTAACTGATACAATTCTGCCATATTTATCGCTAATAAAACCAAAAATAATAGAACCAACAGGGCGAGCTATTACAGCTATACTAAATATAGCAAAAAATAATAATATTTGTTTATCACTTGATCCTAGTGGTAAAAAATTCTTGGATAAAACCGTTGCTGATAGACCAAAAAGAGCATAATCATAATAACGGACAATTGTTGTAAAAAAAGCAATTAGGAATGCCGGTCTTGTCATAGATCTAGACCTATTATTTTTTCATGCTATAATTTCTTTTTTCTTATTGTACACTTAATTTTATAAAATAGCTTGTGTATCGTTGATTTTTTACTGTTGAGTATATACATTTAATGCAGAAAAATAAAATATTAATTATATGTGGACCTACAGCTAGTGGCAAGTCTTATTTGGCTCATTATTTAGCTAAAATATATGGTGGTGAAATAATTAACAGTGACTCTATGCAGATATATAAGCAGATTCCTATTATCACTGCCTCACCATCGCAAATATACCGAAACGAGATACCTTATCATCTTTATAATTTTTTATCTATAGATCAAGAGTTTTCAGTAATACAATATGTAAATCATGCTCTTGAGAAAATTACAGACATTCGTAATAGAGGTAAGCTACCCATAATTGTTGGTGGTACGGGGTTATATATTAATTCACTGCTTTTTGGTTATAATGAAATACCAACAATATCTCCTAAAATTAGGCAATATGTTAGAGAGTTGCACTCTAAGATTGGCTCATGTCAGTTCTTTAATAAACTAAAAGAGCTTGATGTATTAGCTAGCCAAAAATTAAATAAGCACGATAGTCAGAGAATTATAAGAGCCTATGAAGTATTTATGCAAACCGGACAATCTATATTTACTTTCCAAGCCACGCAAAATATATCCATTCTTCCAAAATCTGATTTTAAAGTAATTTTTCTACATCCGGGGCGAGAATTTCTTTATCAAACATGTAGTACTAGGCTAGAAAAAATATTTAATGAAGGAGCAATTGAAGAAGTAGCTCTAATTAAAGAAAACTTTCCTGACATACGTTCTTCTGCCATAAAAGCCATTGGTCTACAAGAAATATTATCTTATCTAAATAATGAAATTACTTTACAGACTGCCTTAAATCTAACGCAAATGAAAACCAGACAATATGCAAAAAGACAAATCACCTGGTTCAAAAACCAAATAAAAGACAAAATCACTCTAGAATATGTCAGTAATCAACAATTTGAAGAATTAATTATTGATTTGGGGAGATACTTTATCAATAACCAACTTGCTATTCATTGATTTTATATTTACAGTATCACCACTGCCTATACTACTAGAAAGAATCATTTTGGCAAAATGGTTCTGTAGCTCTCGTTGTATAACTCTTTTCAGTGGTCTAGCACCAAACATTGAATCATAGCCCTTATCAGCTAGGTAATTTATAGTCGATTCATCAAATTGCAATGTAATATTTTGTTGCAAAAGAATTTTTCTTAAATTATCTAGTTGTATTTTGACAATATAATGGATGTTGGCACGAGTTAGTTTATGGAATAAAATAATCTCATCTAGCCTATTTAAGAATTCAGGTTTAAATACGGCTCGTACATATTGCATTACTTGTTCTTTAATTTTATCTTGGTCATCGCCTTGCTGTTGATTAATAAGCGTTTCAGCTCCAAGGTTGGAAGTAAGAACAATAATGGTATTTTTAAAATCAACGACTATCCCTTGACTATCAGTTAAACGCCCTTCATCTAGAATTTGTAACATGATGTTGAAAATATCCGAATGGGCCTTCTCTACTTCATCAAATAAAATGACTTGATAAGGTCTCCTACGTACTGCCTCGGTTAAGATACCTCCCTGCTCATAACCAACATACCCTGGGGGAGCTCCAATCAAACGTGATATAGAGTGTTTTTCCATATATTCAGACATATCAATTCTGAGTATAGCATTACGATCGTCAAATAAAAAAAGTGCCAAAGCCTTGGTTAGTTCGGTTTTACCAACACCAGTGGGACCTAAGAATAAGAACGATCCAAGTGGTCTATTATGATCCTGTATTCCAGCACGAGAACGACGTACAGCATCACTGACTCCTTTTATAGCTTCATCTTGACCAATCACCGATTGACGCAGTTTATCTTCCATAGATAGTAGCTTTTCACGCTCGCTGGATAGCATTGTATCAATCGGTATGCCAGTAATTTTGGAGATGATTATAGCTATATCGTTTTCTGATACAGCTTCTTTTGATAGTTGGTTATTTCCCCCTTCTATTGCTTGTTGTAGTTTCTTAGTTAAATCAGGGATAATACCATATTTCAGCTCACTAGCTCGGGCAAGTTCGCCACTTCTTTCTGCTCTCTCAAGTTCTGA comes from Candidatus Tisiphia endosymbiont of Nemotelus nigrinus and encodes:
- a CDS encoding methyltransferase domain-containing protein; the encoded protein is MIDKKFPNILDLGCRTGQLTKLLVQNYNYAIIVVASASNSMLQSFEHNPKLLMDEENLSLETASFDLITFSLGLHWINDVQNFLLQIKRILKPNGLFIGNFIGGNSLKELRMKFIEAEIATNRPHFQHVSPFIHFDHVTPLLQQAGFTEVIIDYENIQLSYKSPLDFIRELKNIGESGALLPNPHNLISKQMLSILSNATSTFIEQINIISFIASPTKNNIKIA
- a CDS encoding lytic transglycosylase domain-containing protein; this translates as MSIRFILVLYLFCLFPLYSYANMDAEIAESHKCSRMFPYFEKTHQIPPDTLHSIALKESGKKHTGYNIRVVWPWTVNVEGKGYYFNTKKEAIFFVKKQIIYGKENIDVGCMQINLKHHFNAFNSLNQAFDPEQNVAYGAKFLKEKYNQLGSWHKAIAYYHSATHELGSRYKQDVLKIANNMDLYKNSVNMYSGDYYNDASTLPTNNKLLTNPVSKRSSSFASNIRKYKSGIMVALPKAS
- a CDS encoding LptF/LptG family permease — encoded protein: MINFRILSIYLFRLYCGYFITILLLVIGVLILSNIFDFLHKFKDVYVPTHSFWKLVLYKIPYLVNEVASLLSFIAMLFFLRRLTKHNELITILCNGIHIWRVIAVPFFAAIILGIILITICNPIGTFGLHKYESLQAKLFKKPASNLSISKSGLLFLENYQGNKRIIQAGYIDVVNNKLNKIIILFLDNENNFIKRIDAQYGILIDNNFILTSVKFSDSNSFKKYENLTVPTNLSISNLLNSFISPEMIAIWDLPETISQLVRFGLPITNYQIYFYKQLFKPIIMATTVILAACFFSLRQRDSSQEKILIIGLFLGVIIYSLLEILFKIFAYNATPPFLAILLPNICILFFSNFVIMHSQEV
- a CDS encoding rod shape-determining protein: MLTKFFSKFASDMAIDLGTANTLVYVKGKGIVLNEPSVVALIKVDGAFKPYAFGHEAKNMLGRTPTDIEAKRPLKDGVIADFKGAEEMIKHFIRTVHNRRSFTGPMIIICVPSGSTPVERRAIQEAAESAGGRDVYLIEEPMAAAIGAGLPVTEATGSMIVDVGGGTTEVAVLSLGGIVYARSVRVGGDKMDESIISYIRRHYNLLIGEATAEKIKKQIGAAYVDDSLEPRVMEIKGRDLIHGIPKEMLLNEKQIADSLIEPVSQIVEAVKVALECTPPELSSDIVDKGIVMTGGGALLRNLDHVLKEATKLPVIIAEQALSCVALGTGKVLEDFQKLKHVLFKQD
- the mreC gene encoding rod shape-determining protein MreC, with amino-acid sequence MALLANRIKSSSRILGLSKFILVTAKRGLALFFIIASLYLFIVTPKRFSSMSLEVFGHVMFSSLLIHENIFKQINLITQNFIYLRDLARENIELQLEVARLRSLQSDIYLIQSENKELKQLLSVIEEEQYSYVSAKLLSVSLNPFSKTALLSAGAKHGVAIDQIVTNSEGLVGRVIQVSNNYSKIILVNDINSRIPITTASSKEKGIMSGYGSGSKILYLSKTHLVQEGEKVITSGHGNIYPYGITVGYVNKANSENVLVKPVVDLSKTKFVTILLPQ
- a CDS encoding 7-carboxy-7-deazaguanine synthase QueE yields the protein MHGQNPKRAAIFNDGITLEIKSIFRTIQGEGPFVGMPAVFIRLGGCNLACNFCDTDFEDFNILTINNIIEEVKRLTINIKLVVITGGEPFRQPIELLCHKLIDLDYLVQIETNGTLYRDLPDKVHIVCSPKAAKNGGTKNSYSLLRDDLLSRINAIKFLVAKNIPEYSSIPEVGQSKYNIPVFIQPMDQNNPLLNKENAKLAIDLALKYGYRLSIQIHKILDIE
- a CDS encoding ABC transporter ATP-binding protein: MQKKHNLINYDYSAYNTLRRLIVEHVRPYLKQIGVAVLFMVISAGCTSYIVKLVQPTIDQIFLTHNRQMLLFLPLMVVLTFTIKGIAEYYSSYLIKFIGQKILTDLQIKMYEHLLFADILFIQSQSSGRLISRLTNDISMMRGAVSNLLVGCAKYFLTVLGLIVVMFKLEPKLSCIVFMAFPVAIYPIQKLGRKIRKISGQAQEELANYTVRLDETFQSIKIVKSFLGEKIESNRALLIASNILCFLKKTAKLDALISPIMEILSGITVGGLIWYGGLLVIEGETTPGALFAFITAFLAAYRPFKSLVSLNVNLQEGIAAARRVFNILDTEPIVKDSINAQTVQLVNPSIVFNNVELKFNNKVALKLINLQLMQGKTTAVVGRSGSGKTSLSNLLVRFYNPTSGQILIDDYDIKDIKIDSLRRQISLVTQDTTLFDTSVAENIAYGNPNATHSEIITAAKYADADEFISHLPFGYDTMIGNQGTTLSGGQRQRLAIARAFLKPAAILVWDEATSSLDQNSERLILNSLVNLRKGKTTLIITHRLSSIKDVDHIVVMKSGMIFEQGTHSQLIENKAEYYKLYHKELEEGDK
- a CDS encoding MFS transporter, producing MTRPAFLIAFFTTIVRYYDYALFGLSATVLSKNFLPLGSSDKQILLFFAIFSIAVIARPVGSIIFGFISDKYGRIVSVRISVFLATISTILIGLTPDFDRIGMVATIILIFCRMTFLMSLAGESDAIKIYVVEKVGKASKNCASGIVSFCSQVGALLAATIYHFSTEFESIAYLWRANFIIGGIFGLFIIFLRHYFHESEEFLKSKKDHKSSDYHFFYLAKIIKDSFKKFILAILMSGCIGGIYHFLIYFWGVFAVKSALIMNSNQAQIINIALISIYAIMSVLSGFLADRFYPKKQIIISLSLSLLVIIIVQFLLYKEILVIYFPVMLIGLAPFYVVPLQIIVQSMFITNIRARMCSLSHSLGGMILSSTTPFFCMLLWQYFNSIYLVLGFFMLLLLILFSTVIFLYSTNVITNYS
- the miaA gene encoding tRNA (adenosine(37)-N6)-dimethylallyltransferase MiaA: MQKNKILIICGPTASGKSYLAHYLAKIYGGEIINSDSMQIYKQIPIITASPSQIYRNEIPYHLYNFLSIDQEFSVIQYVNHALEKITDIRNRGKLPIIVGGTGLYINSLLFGYNEIPTISPKIRQYVRELHSKIGSCQFFNKLKELDVLASQKLNKHDSQRIIRAYEVFMQTGQSIFTFQATQNISILPKSDFKVIFLHPGREFLYQTCSTRLEKIFNEGAIEEVALIKENFPDIRSSAIKAIGLQEILSYLNNEITLQTALNLTQMKTRQYAKRQITWFKNQIKDKITLEYVSNQQFEELIIDLGRYFINNQLAIH